The Fulvivirga ligni genome window below encodes:
- the pdhA gene encoding pyruvate dehydrogenase (acetyl-transferring) E1 component subunit alpha: MATTTKGKSKSKSSAKSKFDKETYMQWFESMLLMRKFEEKAGQLYGQQKIKGFCHLYIGQEACVAGSVSALKRGDKYITAYRDHAHPIALGSDPKAIMAELFAKETGISKGKGGSMHMFDKENHFFGGHGIVGGQVPLGAGIAFAEKYNKTDNLCMCYMGDGAVRQGAFHEALNLAMTWKLPVIFVIENNGYAMGTSVKRTSNVTELYTLGESYDMPSEPVDAMSVEAVHEAVESAAARARKGDGPTLLEFRTYRYKGHSMSDPAKYRTKDELEEYKQKDPIEMVRATILKNKYATEKDIEAIEKKVKEEVAECVKFADESDFPKPEEAFRDVYAQEDYPYITD; encoded by the coding sequence ATGGCAACTACAACAAAAGGAAAGTCTAAATCAAAATCCTCAGCCAAATCCAAATTCGACAAGGAAACGTACATGCAATGGTTTGAAAGCATGTTACTGATGAGAAAGTTTGAGGAAAAAGCCGGTCAGTTATATGGTCAACAAAAGATAAAAGGATTTTGTCATTTATATATAGGACAGGAAGCTTGCGTAGCTGGTTCAGTATCAGCGCTTAAAAGAGGTGATAAATATATCACTGCTTACAGAGATCACGCACACCCTATCGCTCTAGGATCAGATCCTAAGGCAATCATGGCAGAGCTCTTTGCTAAAGAAACAGGTATTTCTAAAGGTAAAGGTGGTTCTATGCACATGTTTGACAAAGAAAATCACTTTTTCGGTGGACACGGTATTGTAGGTGGACAAGTTCCTTTAGGTGCTGGTATTGCCTTTGCTGAAAAATACAACAAAACTGATAACCTATGTATGTGCTACATGGGTGATGGAGCTGTTAGACAAGGTGCTTTCCACGAAGCTTTAAACCTGGCTATGACCTGGAAACTTCCTGTGATATTTGTTATTGAAAATAATGGATATGCCATGGGAACTTCAGTGAAGAGAACTTCTAACGTAACTGAACTTTATACTTTAGGTGAATCTTACGATATGCCTTCTGAGCCAGTAGATGCTATGTCTGTAGAGGCTGTGCATGAGGCTGTGGAAAGTGCAGCGGCGAGAGCTAGAAAAGGAGATGGCCCTACGTTATTAGAATTCAGAACTTACCGTTACAAAGGACACTCTATGTCTGACCCTGCTAAGTACAGAACTAAGGATGAATTAGAAGAGTACAAGCAGAAAGATCCTATCGAAATGGTTAGAGCTACTATTCTTAAGAATAAATATGCTACTGAGAAGGACATTGAGGCTATTGAGAAGAAGGTAAAAGAAGAAGTGGCGGAATGTGTGAAATTTGCAGATGAGTCAGATTTCCCTAAGCCAGAGGAAGCTTTCAGAGATGTTTACGCTCAAGAAGATTATCCATACATTACAGACTAA
- a CDS encoding tetratricopeptide repeat protein — MADKNQTNAPEHHTGDYLENPEAIAGQISKTEQFVENNKGLVLGVVAVAVLVVAGFFGFKYYKTSQNEKAQSEMFQAVYYFENDSLNLALNGDGNSLGFLDIIDEYGITDAANLAHYYSGAAYLKQGNYDEAIAQLKDFGADDLLIQAKAYALIGDAYMQKKDFESAASYFKKAADYKPNKYFTPGYLLKAAIAYEKSNNIEAAKESYTEIIEKYWESAQVQQAKKYKARLGGNSAS, encoded by the coding sequence ATGGCAGATAAAAATCAAACTAATGCTCCTGAACACCACACAGGAGATTACCTGGAAAACCCTGAAGCAATAGCAGGACAGATCTCTAAAACAGAGCAATTTGTTGAAAACAACAAAGGGCTTGTACTTGGAGTTGTAGCTGTAGCAGTGCTAGTAGTTGCTGGCTTCTTTGGTTTTAAATACTACAAGACATCTCAGAATGAGAAAGCTCAAAGTGAAATGTTTCAAGCAGTTTACTATTTCGAGAATGATAGTTTAAATCTAGCTCTTAATGGTGACGGAAACAGCCTTGGCTTTTTAGACATCATTGATGAATATGGCATTACTGATGCTGCTAATCTTGCTCACTACTACAGTGGTGCTGCATATTTAAAGCAAGGTAACTATGATGAAGCTATAGCTCAGCTAAAAGACTTCGGAGCTGATGATCTACTGATCCAAGCAAAAGCCTATGCTCTTATTGGAGATGCTTATATGCAAAAGAAAGATTTTGAAAGTGCTGCTTCTTACTTTAAGAAAGCTGCAGACTATAAGCCTAATAAGTACTTTACACCAGGCTACTTGCTTAAAGCTGCTATAGCTTATGAGAAGTCTAACAACATAGAGGCTGCAAAAGAATCTTATACTGAAATAATTGAAAAGTACTGGGAATCAGCTCAAGTACAACAAGCTAAAAAATACAAAGCAAGATTGGGTGGCAACTCTGCTTCTTAA
- a CDS encoding TonB-dependent receptor encodes MKKFIFLSVMMVMLSLQYSLAQGVTTASMRGTVTDASGEVLPGATVIAIHEPTGVEYGTSTRLDGRFNLPNLKVGGPYKVTVSFVGYQPKEFTNIKLVLGETFTLNPILDPDVKTLEEIVVSGKNDDTFNADRTGAEIAFSNEQITKLPTITRSAGDIYRLTPSSDGNSFGGRNDQYNNFSLDGSIFNNPFGLDAATPGGQADAQPISLDAIDQIQVAVAPYDVTQSGFTGASVNAVTKSGTNDFHGTVFGFFRNNDMIGGKVEGEDVIQADLSQVQAGFSLGGPVIENKLFFFTNFELDRRQDLGSSFVANRGTGAANESRVLATDLERVSDLLEDRFGYITGPYEDFTLDTRNEKGIVKLDYNINNSHTLTATYNFLRASKEKPAHPTALGRRGPDANTLQFKNSGYTINNNIDSWLVELRSLFGNRFSNKFQAGYTLFDDSRDPFSTPFPPINLTKDGSNYIIVGHEPFSINNRLEQKVLQLSDNFEIYSGDHTFTLGASFEKFSFANSFNLTSYGFSVFGSTDLEDFITQVNNGEWDGPVQDAINTFETNNANDSWALAETEVGQLAFYAQDKWLISDKFTLTLGLRFDKPLYFNTSDNIVKNEDVVIYYDEDNDPVIFDNTDLPNNNLLVSPRLGFNWDVANNGKTQIRGGSGIFTGRLPFVWIGNQVANPFTGFLNVTAPNFKFPQVWRSSLGIDRVIASGLVATVDLSYTKDLNSMLVRDYSLRTPTGQLQGVDQRGTYTGADIVTFGGGRAANYVFTNTDKGRSFNLTLELKKKWENGLYASLAYNYLDAKSVSSIESEISSDAFSINPIVTNANKAVLSPSLYGNKHRVVGNLNKTFNYGNDHWATTVSLFFEYARGGRYSYTYAGDINGDGSGLNDLIYIPTDAELNQMDFVSDANREAYRAYIEQDDYLKENRGAYAERYGALSPWYSRFDFRLLQDYKLNNGNKIQFSLDILNAGNLISSDWGIRQIPRSVQPLSVAVDGGGNPTYTFNESLNSTFVTDTGLISRWQMQLGLRYTF; translated from the coding sequence ATGAAGAAATTTATCTTTTTATCTGTAATGATGGTCATGCTGTCATTGCAGTACTCTCTTGCGCAAGGGGTAACCACGGCCAGTATGCGAGGCACGGTAACTGATGCTAGTGGAGAAGTGCTCCCAGGGGCAACAGTGATTGCCATTCATGAGCCTACAGGTGTAGAATATGGTACTTCTACCAGATTAGATGGCCGTTTTAATCTTCCTAACTTAAAAGTGGGCGGTCCATACAAAGTTACCGTAAGCTTTGTGGGGTATCAACCAAAGGAGTTCACCAACATTAAACTAGTTTTAGGAGAAACCTTCACTTTGAACCCAATACTTGACCCTGATGTAAAGACACTGGAAGAAATTGTAGTATCAGGTAAAAATGATGATACATTCAATGCAGACAGAACTGGTGCCGAAATAGCTTTTTCTAATGAACAAATCACAAAGCTTCCTACCATTACCCGTTCAGCAGGTGATATCTATAGACTTACTCCATCTTCTGATGGTAATTCTTTCGGAGGAAGAAATGATCAGTACAACAACTTTTCATTAGACGGTTCCATATTCAACAACCCTTTCGGGCTTGACGCTGCTACCCCTGGTGGCCAGGCAGATGCACAACCCATCTCACTTGATGCCATTGATCAAATTCAGGTGGCTGTTGCACCTTATGACGTTACCCAATCTGGCTTTACAGGAGCATCCGTTAACGCTGTTACTAAAAGTGGAACCAATGATTTCCATGGTACGGTGTTCGGTTTCTTCCGAAATAACGACATGATTGGAGGAAAAGTAGAAGGTGAAGATGTAATTCAGGCAGATTTATCTCAGGTACAAGCAGGTTTCAGTTTAGGTGGTCCAGTTATAGAGAATAAGCTTTTCTTCTTTACCAACTTTGAATTAGATCGTCGTCAGGATCTGGGCTCAAGTTTCGTAGCCAACAGAGGCACAGGCGCTGCTAATGAATCCAGAGTATTAGCCACAGATCTAGAAAGAGTAAGCGACCTTTTAGAAGATAGGTTTGGCTACATCACAGGTCCTTATGAAGATTTTACATTAGATACTAGAAATGAAAAGGGTATTGTGAAGCTAGATTATAACATTAATAATAGTCACACCCTTACAGCAACCTATAACTTCTTAAGAGCATCAAAAGAAAAACCTGCTCACCCTACAGCTCTAGGACGAAGAGGACCAGATGCCAATACATTACAGTTTAAGAACTCAGGTTATACTATCAATAACAACATTGATTCTTGGTTAGTAGAATTAAGATCATTATTTGGTAATAGATTTTCCAACAAATTCCAGGCAGGTTATACACTCTTTGATGATTCCAGAGATCCTTTCAGTACTCCATTTCCTCCAATTAATTTAACAAAGGATGGAAGTAACTATATCATTGTAGGACATGAGCCTTTTTCAATTAACAATAGGTTGGAGCAAAAGGTGTTACAGTTGAGCGATAACTTTGAGATCTACTCAGGAGACCACACCTTTACTTTGGGTGCGTCATTTGAGAAATTCAGTTTTGCAAACTCGTTTAACTTAACATCTTACGGCTTTAGTGTATTCGGATCTACTGATTTGGAAGACTTTATAACACAAGTTAATAATGGTGAGTGGGATGGTCCTGTTCAGGATGCCATCAACACTTTTGAGACTAATAATGCTAATGATAGTTGGGCGCTTGCCGAAACAGAGGTTGGTCAGCTTGCTTTCTACGCTCAAGACAAATGGTTAATCAGCGATAAATTTACTTTAACGCTTGGGCTAAGATTTGATAAGCCATTGTATTTCAATACTTCAGATAATATAGTTAAGAATGAAGATGTGGTGATTTACTATGATGAAGATAATGATCCCGTAATTTTCGACAATACAGATTTACCTAATAACAACTTATTAGTTTCTCCTAGATTAGGCTTTAACTGGGATGTGGCAAATAATGGTAAAACGCAGATTCGTGGTGGTAGTGGAATTTTTACAGGAAGATTACCTTTTGTGTGGATAGGTAATCAGGTAGCTAATCCATTCACAGGGTTTCTAAATGTAACTGCACCTAACTTTAAATTTCCACAAGTATGGAGATCATCTTTGGGCATAGATAGAGTAATAGCATCTGGATTGGTGGCAACCGTAGATTTGAGTTATACGAAAGACTTAAATTCCATGCTAGTACGTGATTATAGCTTAAGAACTCCTACAGGTCAGTTGCAAGGTGTAGATCAAAGAGGCACCTATACCGGAGCTGATATAGTTACTTTTGGTGGAGGTAGAGCTGCTAACTATGTATTTACCAATACTGATAAAGGTAGAAGTTTCAACCTTACATTAGAGTTAAAGAAAAAATGGGAAAACGGCCTTTACGCTAGTTTGGCCTATAACTACTTAGATGCTAAATCAGTAAGTTCAATTGAATCTGAAATTTCAAGTGACGCTTTCTCTATTAACCCGATTGTGACTAATGCGAACAAAGCCGTGCTTTCACCTTCTTTGTATGGAAATAAGCATAGAGTAGTGGGTAACTTGAATAAGACCTTTAATTACGGTAATGATCATTGGGCTACTACCGTATCGCTATTCTTTGAATATGCAAGAGGAGGAAGATATAGCTACACTTATGCTGGAGATATCAATGGAGATGGTTCAGGATTAAATGATTTGATTTATATTCCAACAGATGCAGAATTAAACCAAATGGATTTTGTTTCTGATGCTAATAGAGAAGCGTACCGAGCTTATATAGAGCAAGATGATTACTTAAAAGAGAACAGAGGGGCTTATGCCGAAAGATATGGCGCACTGAGCCCATGGTATTCTAGGTTTGACTTCAGGCTATTGCAAGATTATAAATTGAATAACGGTAATAAAATTCAGTTCAGTCTTGATATACTTAACGCGGGTAACTTGATCAGCTCAGACTGGGGCATCAGACAAATCCCTAGAAGTGTACAGCCGTTGAGTGTTGCTGTAGATGGTGGAGGTAATCCAACTTATACTTTCAACGAATCTCTTAACAGTACCTTTGTAACTGATACTGGCCTTATATCCAGATGGCAGATGCAGTTGGGCTTAAGATATACTTTCTAA
- the tuf gene encoding elongation factor Tu yields the protein MAKENFDRSKPHVNIGTIGHVDHGKTTLTAAISKVLSDKGLADNRDFSSIDNAPEEKERGITINTSHIEYATENRHYAHVDCPGHADYVKNMVTGAAQMDGAIIVVAATDGPMPQTREHILLSRQVGVPALVVFMNKVDLVDDPELLELVEMEIRELLSDYDFPGDDIPVIQGSALGALNGEPEWVSKVEELMDAVDNYIPLPPRLIDKDFLMPVEDVFSITGRGTVATGRIERGVINSGDPVDILGMGAEGLKSTVTGVEMFRKILDRGEAGDNVGLLLRGIEKSDIKRGMVICKPGSVTPHKKFKAEVYVLSKEEGGRHTPFFNKYRPQFYLRTTDVTGEIMLPEGVEMVMPGDNVSIVVELISTVAMEKGLRFAIREGGRTVGSGQVTEIIE from the coding sequence ATGGCTAAAGAAAATTTTGACCGTTCAAAACCCCACGTGAATATTGGTACAATCGGTCACGTTGACCACGGTAAAACTACTTTAACTGCGGCAATATCTAAAGTATTGTCTGACAAAGGACTTGCAGATAACAGAGATTTCTCTTCTATCGATAATGCTCCTGAGGAAAAAGAAAGAGGTATTACAATTAATACTTCGCACATTGAGTACGCTACTGAGAACCGTCACTATGCTCACGTAGACTGTCCAGGTCACGCTGATTACGTAAAGAACATGGTAACTGGTGCTGCTCAGATGGACGGAGCTATCATCGTAGTTGCTGCTACAGATGGTCCAATGCCTCAAACTAGAGAGCATATCCTTCTTTCTCGTCAGGTAGGTGTTCCTGCTCTTGTTGTTTTCATGAACAAAGTAGACTTAGTTGATGATCCTGAATTATTAGAGCTTGTTGAAATGGAAATCAGAGAGCTTCTTTCTGATTATGATTTCCCAGGTGATGATATTCCTGTAATCCAAGGTTCTGCTCTTGGTGCACTTAACGGTGAGCCTGAGTGGGTATCTAAAGTTGAAGAGTTAATGGATGCAGTTGATAACTACATTCCACTTCCTCCACGTTTGATCGACAAAGATTTCTTAATGCCTGTTGAGGACGTATTCTCTATTACTGGTCGTGGTACTGTTGCTACTGGTAGAATCGAGAGAGGTGTAATCAACTCTGGTGATCCAGTTGATATCTTAGGTATGGGTGCTGAAGGACTTAAGTCTACAGTAACTGGTGTTGAGATGTTTAGAAAAATATTAGACAGAGGTGAAGCTGGTGATAACGTAGGTCTACTTCTTAGAGGTATCGAGAAATCTGATATCAAAAGAGGTATGGTTATCTGTAAGCCTGGTTCAGTAACTCCTCACAAAAAGTTCAAAGCTGAAGTTTACGTTCTTTCTAAAGAAGAAGGTGGTCGTCACACTCCTTTCTTTAACAAGTACAGACCTCAGTTCTACTTAAGAACAACTGACGTTACTGGTGAAATCATGCTTCCTGAAGGAGTAGAGATGGTAATGCCTGGTGATAACGTATCTATCGTTGTTGAGCTTATCAGCACTGTAGCTATGGAAAAAGGACTTAGATTCGCCATCAGAGAAGGTGGTAGAACTGTAGGTTCTGGTCAGGTTACTGAAATTATCGAGTAA
- the ribH gene encoding 6,7-dimethyl-8-ribityllumazine synthase yields MASSQKNLSDYSSKNIQDISNKKFAIVVSEWNDEVTEALYSGAYETLLQNGANRENIIRKNVPGSFELTLGAHWCAADDSIDAVICLGCVIQGETRHFDFICNAVANGITHVNLQFAKPVIFGVLTTDNQKQALDRAGGKHGNKGDEAAITAIKMLGF; encoded by the coding sequence ATGGCATCATCACAGAAAAACCTGAGCGATTATAGCTCTAAGAATATACAAGATATCTCTAATAAGAAATTCGCTATTGTAGTTTCTGAGTGGAATGACGAGGTGACAGAAGCACTTTATTCTGGTGCTTATGAAACACTACTACAAAACGGAGCGAACAGAGAAAACATTATAAGAAAGAATGTACCTGGTAGCTTTGAGCTTACCTTAGGAGCACACTGGTGTGCGGCAGATGATAGCATTGATGCGGTAATCTGCCTGGGCTGTGTAATACAAGGAGAAACCAGACATTTTGATTTCATATGTAATGCAGTAGCTAATGGAATTACACATGTGAACTTACAGTTTGCTAAGCCGGTAATCTTTGGGGTTTTAACTACTGACAACCAGAAGCAGGCACTTGATCGTGCTGGAGGTAAGCATGGAAATAAAGGCGATGAAGCTGCTATTACAGCTATTAAAATGCTCGGATTTTAA
- the secE gene encoding preprotein translocase subunit SecE — protein sequence MQKLKSFILESYDEMKNKVTWPKYSELQRNSVLVLVASLIFALLIGLMDYAFQTSMDLFYDAF from the coding sequence ATGCAAAAGTTAAAGTCCTTTATTCTTGAGTCGTATGACGAGATGAAAAATAAGGTTACATGGCCTAAATATAGTGAGTTGCAAAGAAACTCAGTTCTAGTTCTTGTAGCTTCTTTGATTTTTGCTTTGCTAATAGGTTTAATGGATTACGCTTTCCAAACTAGCATGGACCTGTTTTACGACGCATTTTAA
- a CDS encoding DUF721 domain-containing protein — MKDPIDKRKSDISSVQEAIGDLLNSYKLKGKFNEARLIEGWPKMMGKTIADRTGKIYIKNQVLFVEILSAPLKQKLNHSKSKIMAIFEKELGSKMIDEIIFY, encoded by the coding sequence ATGAAGGATCCAATCGATAAGCGCAAATCAGATATCTCATCGGTGCAAGAAGCCATTGGCGACTTGCTCAATAGTTATAAGCTCAAAGGTAAATTTAATGAAGCCAGGCTTATAGAAGGCTGGCCTAAAATGATGGGTAAAACCATAGCAGATAGAACAGGTAAGATCTACATCAAGAACCAGGTTTTATTTGTTGAAATTCTTTCTGCTCCTCTGAAGCAGAAATTGAATCACTCCAAAAGTAAAATCATGGCAATTTTTGAAAAGGAATTAGGCAGCAAAATGATTGATGAAATTATTTTCTACTAA
- the nusG gene encoding transcription termination/antitermination protein NusG yields MSELKWYVVRVVSGQEKKVKTYLETEVEREKLMDFIPQVLIPSEKVYEMRNGKKRVRERNFFPGYVLVSADLSNGEANHLVTSIPGVIGFLGNNGTGSSKDPVPLRQSEVNRILGKVDEIDEFEEKLETPYIVGESVKVMDGPFSGFTGTVEEVFEERKKLNVMVKIFGRNTPVELNYMQVEKLD; encoded by the coding sequence ATGAGTGAACTTAAATGGTACGTAGTTAGAGTTGTTAGCGGTCAAGAGAAGAAGGTTAAGACCTATCTTGAGACCGAGGTGGAGCGTGAGAAGTTAATGGACTTTATCCCTCAGGTGCTTATTCCTTCTGAGAAGGTTTACGAAATGAGGAATGGAAAGAAGAGAGTAAGGGAAAGAAACTTTTTTCCTGGTTATGTTTTAGTGTCTGCAGATCTAAGTAATGGTGAAGCAAACCACTTAGTAACAAGTATCCCGGGAGTAATTGGTTTCTTAGGTAATAATGGTACTGGTTCATCTAAAGATCCTGTTCCACTTCGTCAATCAGAGGTGAATAGAATATTGGGTAAGGTAGATGAGATTGATGAATTTGAAGAGAAATTAGAAACACCATACATAGTAGGCGAATCTGTAAAGGTAATGGACGGACCGTTCAGTGGATTTACAGGAACCGTTGAAGAAGTTTTCGAAGAAAGAAAGAAACTTAATGTTATGGTGAAGATATTTGGCAGGAATACTCCTGTTGAGTTGAACTATATGCAAGTAGAAAAATTAGATTAA
- the recF gene encoding DNA replication/repair protein RecF (All proteins in this family for which functions are known are DNA-binding proteins that assist the filamentation of RecA onto DNA for the initiation of recombination or recombinational repair.) yields the protein MHIEKLSLFGFKNYEEATLSFSEEVNCLVGENGSGKTNLLDAIHYLSMTRSAFNPLDSQNVKFGQDFFSVKGDFKVAEKKLQVLCSYKEGTGKSFKVNKQEYKKLSEHVGRLPLVLVAPNDVDIIRDGSEARRKFFDAIISQTNEEYLNDLIVYSKYLRQRNGALKKFGFTGRTDYELLKIYDEQIIALSKRIGAKRQEFNSDFLKAFMHHYNELSERKEIVDIIYQSDVLSDDFEIQYREALKKDLALERTTMGVHKDDFKFTIEGKALKKYGSQGQQKTFLVALKMGHFDIIKSIKEFNPILLLDDIFDKLDTRRIQHLMERVVNHDFGQVFITEAREERTKAILNELNIKAEFYKVERGTVNYEGSNR from the coding sequence ATGCACATTGAAAAATTAAGTTTGTTTGGATTTAAGAATTACGAAGAAGCCACTCTTAGTTTTTCTGAGGAAGTAAATTGCCTTGTGGGGGAGAATGGAAGCGGGAAAACAAACTTGTTGGATGCTATTCATTATCTATCAATGACTAGAAGTGCATTTAACCCCCTCGATAGCCAGAATGTAAAATTCGGGCAAGATTTCTTTTCTGTTAAAGGTGATTTTAAGGTGGCCGAGAAAAAGCTACAAGTACTCTGCTCCTACAAGGAAGGAACTGGTAAATCTTTTAAGGTCAATAAACAAGAATATAAAAAACTCAGTGAGCATGTAGGGAGGTTGCCCTTAGTTCTGGTTGCGCCCAATGATGTGGATATTATTAGAGATGGGAGCGAGGCCAGGAGGAAGTTTTTTGATGCAATTATTAGTCAAACCAACGAGGAATACTTAAATGACCTCATTGTGTATAGTAAATATTTGAGGCAGAGAAATGGTGCATTAAAAAAGTTTGGATTTACCGGTCGTACAGATTATGAGCTATTAAAAATTTATGACGAACAAATCATAGCCCTCTCAAAGAGAATTGGAGCTAAGCGGCAGGAGTTTAACAGCGATTTCCTAAAAGCCTTTATGCATCACTATAATGAGCTTTCAGAAAGAAAAGAAATTGTAGATATTATTTACCAGTCTGATGTGCTGAGTGATGATTTTGAAATTCAATACAGAGAAGCTCTTAAAAAAGATTTAGCTTTGGAGAGAACCACCATGGGAGTTCATAAAGATGATTTCAAATTTACTATTGAAGGCAAGGCTCTAAAGAAGTATGGTTCGCAAGGTCAGCAAAAGACATTTTTAGTGGCTCTTAAAATGGGGCATTTCGATATTATAAAGTCGATAAAGGAATTTAACCCCATTTTATTATTAGATGATATCTTTGATAAATTGGATACCCGTCGCATACAGCATTTGATGGAGCGAGTCGTCAATCATGATTTCGGGCAAGTATTTATTACGGAAGCCAGAGAAGAAAGGACAAAGGCCATTCTAAATGAACTAAATATTAAAGCTGAGTTTTATAAAGTGGAAAGAGGAACTGTTAATTATGAAGGATCCAATCGATAA